The following coding sequences lie in one Conexibacter woesei Iso977N genomic window:
- a CDS encoding type 1 glutamine amidotransferase yields MSQSKALFLQHGDWGPPGLLAEWADARGIAYDVHHAKHGAPLPELNGQLFIASLGSPHNPNDTDVPEVAAELGYLQDAVAQDIPVLGLCFGGQMLSSALGGTVETAPRREIAWHRIDSTDTEQIPEGPWLQWHFDRFTLPPGAQQLASSPAGVQAFAHGRHLGVQFHPESTIDIVMQWAHAEDARLEDLSVADREQLLEDGRDHADAAATAAFDLFDAFWRRAQT; encoded by the coding sequence GTGAGTCAGAGCAAGGCCTTGTTCTTGCAGCACGGCGACTGGGGCCCGCCCGGCCTGCTCGCCGAGTGGGCCGACGCGCGCGGCATCGCCTACGACGTCCACCACGCCAAGCACGGCGCGCCGCTGCCCGAGCTCAACGGTCAGTTGTTCATCGCCTCGCTCGGCTCGCCGCACAACCCCAACGACACGGACGTCCCGGAAGTCGCCGCCGAGTTGGGGTACCTGCAGGACGCCGTCGCGCAGGACATCCCCGTGCTCGGCCTCTGCTTCGGCGGCCAGATGCTCTCCAGCGCGCTCGGCGGGACCGTCGAGACCGCGCCCAGGCGCGAGATCGCCTGGCACCGGATCGACTCCACCGACACGGAGCAGATCCCCGAAGGCCCCTGGCTGCAGTGGCACTTCGACCGCTTCACGCTGCCGCCCGGCGCGCAGCAGCTCGCGTCCTCGCCCGCGGGCGTCCAGGCCTTCGCCCACGGGCGCCACCTCGGTGTCCAGTTCCACCCCGAGAGCACGATCGACATCGTCATGCAGTGGGCGCACGCCGAGGACGCGCGCCTGGAAGACCTGAGCGTCGCCGACCGCGAGCAGCTGCTCGAGGACGGCCGCGACCACGCGGACGCCGCCGCCACGGCGGCGTTCGACCTCTTCGATGCCTTCTGGCGGAGAGCGCAGACATGA
- a CDS encoding NAD(P)/FAD-dependent oxidoreductase, translating to MPDRVVIVGASLAGLRAAQAVRSAGHTGTLVVVGDEAHLPYTRPPLSKQLLAGEQEHADCAFPGADAVDCEWRLGAAATGLDREGKVLALADGETINYDRLIVATGARARTWPDQVDGVHTLRGVEDALALRAALDARPSRIAIVGAGFVGCEVAATARRAGVAVTLIDVAAQPLLPLGPELGARAAQLHREHGVDLRLGEGVAAVDAAGVTLAGGDRVDAEAVLVALGAIPNTEWLQDSGLALDERGGILCDGTLTSVNDDDILAAGDVVSWPHPLAGGDVVRVEHWTVAAEHGALAGRNVMANAGERSGHVAPPYFWSDQYDIKIQAVGFPARAATLEIVEEDGPRLIAEARDASGRLVGAIAFNNAKKLAAYRRQLATEAVAA from the coding sequence GTGCCCGACCGCGTCGTCATCGTCGGTGCCTCGCTCGCGGGGCTCCGCGCCGCGCAGGCCGTGCGCTCGGCGGGCCACACCGGCACGCTGGTCGTCGTCGGTGACGAGGCGCACCTGCCGTACACGCGGCCGCCGTTGAGCAAGCAGTTGCTCGCGGGCGAGCAGGAGCACGCCGACTGCGCGTTCCCGGGTGCCGACGCGGTCGACTGCGAGTGGCGCCTGGGCGCCGCGGCGACCGGGCTCGACCGGGAGGGCAAGGTCCTTGCCTTGGCCGACGGCGAGACCATCAACTACGACCGCCTGATCGTCGCCACCGGCGCCCGCGCGCGGACCTGGCCGGATCAGGTCGACGGCGTGCACACGCTGCGCGGGGTGGAGGACGCCCTGGCGCTGCGCGCCGCGCTCGACGCCAGGCCGTCGCGGATCGCGATCGTCGGCGCCGGGTTCGTCGGCTGCGAGGTCGCGGCGACCGCGCGCAGGGCGGGCGTCGCGGTGACGCTGATCGACGTCGCGGCGCAGCCGCTGCTGCCGCTCGGGCCGGAGCTCGGCGCCCGCGCGGCCCAGCTGCACCGCGAGCACGGGGTCGACCTGCGCCTCGGCGAGGGCGTCGCGGCGGTCGACGCCGCGGGCGTCACGCTCGCCGGCGGCGACCGCGTCGACGCCGAGGCCGTGCTGGTGGCGCTCGGCGCGATCCCCAACACCGAGTGGCTGCAGGACTCCGGCCTTGCGCTCGACGAGCGCGGCGGCATCCTCTGCGACGGCACGCTCACGTCGGTCAACGACGACGACATCTTGGCCGCGGGCGACGTCGTCTCCTGGCCGCACCCGCTCGCGGGCGGCGACGTCGTGCGCGTCGAGCACTGGACGGTCGCCGCCGAGCACGGCGCGCTGGCCGGACGCAACGTGATGGCCAACGCGGGCGAGCGCAGCGGCCACGTCGCACCGCCGTACTTCTGGTCCGACCAGTACGACATCAAGATCCAGGCCGTCGGCTTCCCGGCCCGCGCCGCGACGCTGGAGATCGTCGAGGAGGACGGCCCGCGGCTGATCGCCGAGGCCCGCGACGCCTCCGGCCGCCTCGTCGGCGCCATCGCCTTCAACAACGCCAAGAAGCTCGCGGCCTACCGCCGCCAGCTCGCGACCGAGGCGGTGGCGGCGTGA
- a CDS encoding ferredoxin, translating to MKVHVDMNLCQSHGECVFPAPDIFELGDDDVLVWKEDVDESRRADVEAAVNACPMMAIRIEG from the coding sequence ATGAAGGTCCACGTGGACATGAACCTGTGCCAGTCGCACGGGGAGTGCGTCTTCCCGGCGCCCGACATCTTCGAGCTGGGCGACGACGACGTCCTCGTCTGGAAGGAAGACGTCGACGAGTCGCGCCGCGCCGACGTGGAGGCCGCGGTCAACGCGTGCCCCATGATGGCGATCCGCATCGAGGGCTAG
- a CDS encoding fumarylacetoacetate hydrolase family protein translates to MTAARRVRVDVEGTPAWGRREGDEIVLDDGRRLAEADATYLAPVTPSKIIAVHLTYRSRVDEYRANTPPAPSYFMKPPTTLNGHRGTINRPHGAEFLNYEGELAVVIGKRMKGVGVDDVLDHVAGYAPANDVGLHDFRHADRGAMLRVKGQDGFLPIGPEVVPASEFDPTNFELTTTLNGEVVQQATADDLIWGVAYQLADLNRLITLEPGDVILSGTPANSRPMDVGDVVAVEISGLGRVESTVVDWDVDLTQVGDQMETSANTLHVALAIPEDEAERMAAERSKV, encoded by the coding sequence GTGACCGCTGCGAGGAGAGTCCGGGTCGACGTCGAGGGCACCCCTGCCTGGGGCCGCCGCGAGGGCGACGAGATCGTGTTGGACGACGGCCGCCGCCTGGCCGAGGCCGACGCCACCTACCTGGCGCCGGTGACGCCGTCGAAGATCATCGCGGTGCACCTGACGTACCGCTCGCGGGTCGACGAGTACAGGGCCAACACGCCGCCCGCGCCGTCGTACTTCATGAAGCCGCCGACGACGCTCAACGGCCACCGCGGGACGATCAACCGCCCCCACGGCGCCGAGTTCCTCAACTACGAGGGCGAGCTGGCCGTCGTGATCGGCAAGCGCATGAAGGGCGTCGGCGTCGACGACGTCCTCGACCACGTGGCGGGCTACGCGCCGGCCAACGACGTCGGGCTGCACGACTTCCGCCACGCCGACCGCGGCGCGATGCTGCGCGTCAAGGGCCAGGACGGCTTCCTGCCGATCGGCCCGGAGGTCGTGCCCGCGAGCGAGTTCGACCCCACCAACTTCGAGTTGACCACCACCTTGAACGGCGAGGTGGTCCAGCAGGCGACGGCCGACGACCTGATCTGGGGCGTCGCCTACCAGCTCGCCGACCTCAACCGGCTGATCACGCTGGAGCCGGGCGACGTGATCCTGAGCGGCACGCCGGCCAACTCGCGGCCGATGGACGTCGGCGACGTCGTCGCCGTCGAGATCAGCGGCCTCGGCCGCGTCGAGAGCACCGTGGTCGACTGGGACGTCGACCTCACCCAGGTCGGCGACCAGATGGAGACGTCGGCCAACACCCTGCACGTCGCGCTCGCGATCCCCGAGGACGAGGCCGAGCGCATGGCTGCCGAGAGGAGCAAGGTCTGA
- a CDS encoding LysR substrate-binding domain-containing protein, producing MDLRQLRYFVAVAEELHFSRAAARLRLAQSALSSQIRQLEREIGGPLFARSTRRVELTPAGEQLLEDAHELLAAADGAMDRARALARGEVGLLTIGSLGPAPGEILAPLLARFNGRHPNLRVEIRAFDFSDMADGLRNPHADLAFLYLPLDDPDLEITPLSRAPRTVVMARSHPLATRRSLSPADLADETFIVQPESVPQAWRDHWLLVKENGRRPQTCPHTADKLEDWLHLIASGAGLDTAPAVIANYFPWPTIAYVPLVDAEPSTLAIARRRDDDNPLVTELIDLVLEITTLQVGELASA from the coding sequence ATGGACCTCCGCCAGCTGCGCTACTTCGTCGCCGTCGCCGAGGAGCTGCACTTCTCGCGCGCCGCCGCGCGGCTGCGGCTCGCGCAGTCCGCGCTGAGCTCGCAGATCCGCCAGCTGGAGCGGGAGATCGGCGGCCCGCTGTTCGCCCGCAGCACCCGTCGCGTCGAGCTGACGCCGGCCGGCGAGCAGCTGCTGGAGGACGCCCACGAGCTGCTCGCCGCGGCCGACGGCGCGATGGACCGCGCCCGCGCCCTGGCGCGCGGCGAAGTCGGACTGCTGACCATTGGGTCTCTCGGACCCGCGCCGGGCGAGATCCTCGCGCCGCTGCTGGCCCGCTTCAACGGGCGCCATCCGAACCTGCGCGTCGAGATCCGGGCCTTCGACTTCAGCGACATGGCCGACGGGCTGCGCAACCCGCACGCCGACCTCGCGTTCCTGTACCTGCCGCTCGACGATCCCGACCTGGAGATCACGCCGCTGAGCAGGGCGCCGCGGACGGTCGTGATGGCCCGGTCGCATCCGCTGGCGACGCGGAGGTCGCTGAGCCCGGCCGACCTCGCCGACGAGACGTTCATCGTCCAGCCGGAGTCGGTCCCGCAGGCGTGGCGCGACCACTGGTTGCTGGTCAAGGAGAACGGCAGGCGGCCGCAGACGTGCCCGCACACCGCCGACAAGCTCGAGGACTGGCTGCACCTGATCGCCAGCGGCGCCGGGCTCGACACCGCGCCCGCGGTGATCGCCAACTACTTCCCGTGGCCGACGATCGCGTACGTGCCGCTCGTCGACGCCGAGCCCTCGACGCTCGCGATCGCCCGCCGCCGCGACGACGACAACCCGCTCGTGACCGAGCTGATCGACCTCGTCCTGGAGATCACGACCCTCCAGGTCGGCGAGCTGGCCTCCGCCTGA
- a CDS encoding 3-oxoacyl-ACP synthase III family protein has protein sequence MPTALLRTDDLPAPAVAPARRVRWAGIAGLGAALPAESVPVADVAARVGVEPEWITRRTGIHALRRLPQDGTLCDLGEAAAREALADAGVEASELDAVLVATASADAVMPCAAPLIAGRLGAGRAMAWDVNLACTGFLAGLEQGAALIESGRAKCVLLIAADALGRFTDHDDRKTAALFADGAGAVVLTAGAGMRLGASTLWSEPDEAGALVVGHDDRLVRMDGQAVFARAVDGMERCCRMVLADAGLHVNDIDLVVPHQANARITRTLSERLSLPADRVADTIAQVGNTGAASIPLALHTARTEGRIPAPGGLMLFTAFGAGFAAGAVLVES, from the coding sequence ATGCCCACGGCTCTCCTCCGCACCGACGACCTGCCCGCCCCCGCCGTCGCGCCCGCGCGGCGCGTCCGCTGGGCGGGCATCGCCGGCCTCGGTGCCGCGCTGCCCGCGGAGTCGGTCCCGGTGGCCGACGTCGCGGCCCGCGTCGGCGTCGAGCCGGAGTGGATCACGCGCCGCACCGGGATCCACGCCCTGCGGCGGCTGCCGCAGGACGGGACGCTGTGCGATCTCGGCGAGGCCGCCGCCCGTGAAGCGCTGGCCGACGCCGGCGTCGAGGCGTCCGAGCTGGACGCCGTCCTGGTCGCCACCGCGTCGGCCGACGCCGTGATGCCGTGCGCGGCGCCGCTGATCGCCGGCCGTCTCGGCGCGGGGCGCGCGATGGCGTGGGACGTCAACCTCGCGTGCACCGGCTTCCTCGCCGGGTTGGAGCAGGGCGCGGCGCTGATCGAGTCCGGCCGCGCGAAGTGCGTGTTGTTGATCGCCGCCGACGCGCTCGGCCGCTTCACCGACCACGACGACCGCAAGACCGCGGCGCTGTTCGCCGACGGCGCCGGTGCCGTCGTCCTGACCGCCGGTGCCGGCATGCGCCTCGGCGCATCCACGCTGTGGTCCGAGCCCGACGAGGCCGGCGCGCTGGTCGTCGGCCACGACGATCGCCTGGTCCGGATGGACGGCCAGGCCGTCTTCGCCCGCGCGGTCGACGGCATGGAGCGTTGTTGTCGCATGGTCCTGGCCGACGCCGGCCTGCATGTCAATGACATCGACCTGGTCGTCCCCCACCAGGCCAACGCCCGCATCACCCGCACGCTGTCCGAGCGCCTGTCGCTGCCCGCCGACCGCGTCGCCGACACCATCGCCCAGGTCGGCAACACCGGCGCCGCCTCCATCCCCCTCGCCCTCCACACCGCCCGCACCGAAGGCCGCATCCCGGCCCCCGGCGGCCTGATGCTCTTCACCGCCTTCGGCGCCGGCTTCGCTGCCGGCGCCGTCCTCGTCGAGTCCTGA
- a CDS encoding haloalkane dehalogenase, whose translation MEILRTPDERFEGLEGWAHESRYAEVGDGGLRMAYVDEGPRDGRPVLLLHGEPSWSYLYRSMIAPLADAGLRVIAPDLIGFGRSDKPAAREDYTYASHMMWLTRLVVDVLDLQDVTLFGQDWGGLLGLRLAAEQEDRFAAIVASNTFLPTGDRDLGEGFERWRDFALSVPEFPVGVIVNGGTGRDLSPAEIAAYDAPFPDESYKSGARRFPALVPASPEDPAAPANRAAWEVLDRWQKPFVCAFGDQDPITRGADRVLRERIPGAAGQPHETLTGAAHFSQEDAGPRLAEIVLAVAGATTTA comes from the coding sequence ATGGAGATCCTGCGTACCCCGGACGAGCGGTTCGAGGGGCTTGAGGGCTGGGCTCATGAGAGCCGGTATGCCGAGGTCGGCGATGGTGGGCTGCGGATGGCCTACGTCGACGAAGGCCCGCGCGACGGGCGCCCGGTGCTGCTGCTGCACGGCGAGCCGTCGTGGTCGTACCTGTACCGGTCGATGATCGCGCCGCTGGCGGACGCGGGGCTGCGGGTGATCGCGCCGGACCTGATCGGCTTCGGCCGCTCCGACAAGCCGGCCGCGCGCGAGGACTACACCTACGCGAGCCACATGATGTGGTTGACGCGGCTGGTTGTTGATGTCCTTGACTTGCAGGACGTCACGCTCTTCGGCCAGGACTGGGGCGGGCTGCTCGGCCTCCGGCTCGCTGCCGAGCAGGAGGACCGGTTCGCCGCGATCGTCGCGTCGAACACGTTCCTGCCGACCGGGGACCGCGACCTCGGCGAGGGCTTCGAGCGCTGGCGCGACTTCGCGCTGTCGGTCCCGGAGTTCCCGGTCGGCGTGATCGTCAACGGCGGCACCGGCCGCGACCTCAGTCCCGCCGAGATCGCCGCCTACGACGCGCCGTTCCCGGACGAGTCCTACAAGTCGGGCGCGCGCCGCTTCCCGGCGCTCGTCCCCGCCTCGCCGGAGGACCCGGCCGCGCCCGCCAACCGCGCGGCCTGGGAGGTCCTCGACCGCTGGCAGAAGCCGTTCGTCTGCGCGTTCGGCGACCAGGACCCGATCACGCGCGGCGCCGACCGCGTCCTGCGCGAGCGGATCCCGGGCGCCGCCGGGCAGCCGCACGAGACGCTGACCGGCGCCGCCCACTTCTCGCAGGAGGACGCGGG